The following proteins are co-located in the Bradyrhizobium sp. AZCC 2176 genome:
- a CDS encoding RidA family protein, with translation MRDLANRRFINERHSPLHRTFEAKSRSDLAGREAPTAAMSDNFLGTREWRVKRQAAQSRNLIAPTASTRYYLQSRSSHSVEALWKMEKIVAHVPELERSLEGWYSPGIRVGNLVFLSGLAGKDRSTGHILPSVEDQIRQIFEDMSAILTAHGATLSNVVKMTMYFTNRKRDWPIFDRIRRELFPVNPPCSIGVGVTEIALDAAIAIDAIAVVS, from the coding sequence ATGCGTGATTTGGCGAATCGCCGGTTCATTAATGAACGACATTCGCCGCTGCATCGAACGTTCGAAGCAAAATCGCGAAGCGATTTGGCCGGCCGCGAGGCGCCGACGGCTGCAATGTCAGATAATTTCCTCGGGACTCGAGAATGGCGCGTTAAGCGCCAAGCTGCACAAAGTCGCAACTTGATCGCACCAACGGCTTCTACAAGATATTACCTCCAATCGCGTTCATCGCACTCCGTGGAGGCTCTTTGGAAAATGGAGAAAATTGTCGCACACGTTCCAGAACTGGAGCGGAGTCTTGAGGGTTGGTATTCGCCCGGTATCCGTGTTGGAAACCTCGTATTTCTGAGCGGCCTCGCGGGGAAAGACCGGAGCACCGGACACATTCTCCCATCCGTGGAAGACCAGATTCGACAGATCTTCGAGGACATGTCGGCAATTCTGACCGCTCACGGAGCGACGCTTTCTAACGTTGTCAAAATGACGATGTATTTTACCAACCGGAAGCGGGACTGGCCAATATTCGACCGGATCAGGCGAGAGCTCTTCCCGGTCAATCCACCATGCTCAATCGGTGTTGGCGTCACCGAAATCGCGTTGGACGCCGCAATAGCGATCGATGCAATCGCGGTCGTCAGCTAG
- a CDS encoding Crp/Fnr family transcriptional regulator, with amino-acid sequence MLDDPRSRRSNNLVRNQPEAAMLDCGADDSPGAEDAMSDIGDKTAGILLTEADAAVTRQQSLIGRLPQAARDRVERHGRKQSYQRGETLFLQGDPHDGIVIIESGLIRSYYTAPSGREITLAYWLPGNFVGGPEIFDGGVQVWSAVAAKNSTVSHLPGAGLRDLAREVPDLALEIIDALSFKARCYSSLAQMLGTRSLSQRLAQVLLHLANTYGFDAEAGDGGIVIAAAFTHAEIANLIGATRQWVTISLNRMQKEGVLRQKRGMLVIRRLDLLSAAASAADE; translated from the coding sequence ATGTTGGACGATCCGAGATCGCGCCGTTCGAACAATCTTGTCCGCAACCAGCCGGAAGCCGCTATGTTAGACTGCGGGGCGGACGACAGTCCTGGTGCAGAGGATGCGATGTCGGACATCGGAGACAAGACGGCTGGCATTCTGCTCACCGAGGCCGACGCCGCCGTCACCCGCCAACAGAGCCTGATCGGCCGCCTTCCGCAGGCCGCGCGCGATCGGGTCGAACGCCATGGCAGAAAGCAATCCTATCAGCGTGGCGAGACGCTGTTCCTTCAAGGCGATCCGCATGATGGGATCGTGATCATCGAAAGCGGCCTCATCCGCAGCTACTACACCGCGCCTTCGGGAAGGGAGATTACCCTGGCCTACTGGCTGCCCGGGAATTTCGTCGGCGGGCCGGAAATCTTTGACGGCGGGGTTCAGGTCTGGTCCGCCGTTGCAGCGAAGAATAGCACGGTCTCGCATCTTCCCGGCGCAGGGTTACGCGATCTGGCCCGCGAAGTGCCGGACCTTGCGCTTGAGATCATTGATGCCCTCAGCTTCAAGGCGCGCTGCTATTCCTCGCTGGCTCAGATGCTCGGCACGCGCTCGCTGTCCCAACGCCTGGCGCAGGTCTTGCTGCACCTCGCGAATACCTATGGGTTCGACGCGGAAGCCGGCGACGGCGGCATTGTGATAGCTGCCGCCTTTACCCACGCCGAGATAGCGAATCTCATCGGTGCGACGCGGCAATGGGTGACGATCAGCCTCAACCGCATGCAGAAGGAGGGTGTCCTTCGCCAGAAGCGGGGCATGCTCGTCATCCGGCGCCTTGATCTGCTTTCAGCGGCCGCATCCGCCGCCGACGAGTAG
- a CDS encoding TetR/AcrR family transcriptional regulator, with amino-acid sequence MGRPASDKRERLVFSAIEQFHQNGYARTSLVDVAKAADLSAGNVFYYFKAKDDLARAVIDEWCARLARYLAVLEEQTDDPRRRLHAFVEQAHILSESYVTLGCPLAGLTRDLR; translated from the coding sequence ATGGGCCGTCCAGCCAGCGACAAGCGCGAAAGACTCGTATTCTCGGCGATTGAACAATTTCACCAGAATGGCTACGCACGGACCTCTCTCGTCGACGTAGCAAAGGCCGCGGACCTGTCGGCCGGAAATGTCTTCTATTACTTCAAGGCAAAGGACGATCTGGCCAGAGCCGTGATTGACGAATGGTGCGCCCGGCTCGCCCGATATCTCGCCGTCCTTGAGGAGCAGACCGACGACCCCCGGCGGCGTCTCCACGCCTTCGTCGAACAGGCCCACATCTTGAGCGAGTCGTATGTCACGCTGGGTTGTCCGCTGGCGGGATTGACCCGTGATCTCCGCTAG
- a CDS encoding VOC family protein, whose translation MPVTGPLSHLDISVGYPVRSIAFYDALLTALGFHRTEGFTSEFTSANPTRAGSRLETSGGVTFGIEVRPSRLEDRDLRYDRYKPGPHHMAFHAETIEKVDQVHAAMLAAGAEVLDAPADYSGQPGYGQRYYAAFYADPDGVKLEVVYEPHSNP comes from the coding sequence ATGCCTGTCACTGGACCGCTTAGCCACCTCGACATTTCAGTAGGCTATCCTGTGCGATCAATTGCCTTCTATGATGCATTGCTCACGGCTCTTGGATTTCATCGAACCGAGGGGTTCACGTCCGAGTTCACCAGCGCGAACCCGACGCGCGCCGGCTCGCGACTTGAAACTAGTGGGGGCGTTACGTTCGGAATCGAGGTTCGGCCCTCCCGTCTAGAGGACCGCGATCTCCGCTATGATCGATACAAACCAGGTCCGCACCATATGGCCTTCCACGCCGAAACCATTGAAAAAGTGGATCAGGTCCACGCCGCCATGCTCGCGGCTGGCGCAGAAGTCTTGGACGCTCCTGCAGACTATTCAGGCCAGCCCGGATACGGCCAGAGATACTATGCGGCATTCTACGCCGATCCCGATGGGGTGAAACTCGAGGTGGTTTACGAACCTCACTCTAACCCGTAG
- the fdxA gene encoding ferredoxin FdxA — protein MTYVVTEACIKCKYTDCVEVCPVDCFYEGDNMLVIHPDECIDCGVCEPECPADAIKADTEPGLDKWLVLNAKLAAVWPNTSDKKEPPVDAEEYQGAEGKFGKFFSESPCPGN, from the coding sequence ATGACGTATGTCGTCACCGAAGCATGCATCAAGTGCAAATACACCGACTGCGTTGAGGTGTGCCCCGTCGATTGCTTCTACGAAGGGGATAATATGCTCGTTATCCACCCCGACGAATGCATCGATTGCGGCGTCTGCGAGCCCGAGTGTCCCGCTGACGCCATCAAGGCTGACACCGAGCCGGGCCTGGATAAATGGCTAGTGCTGAATGCCAAGCTTGCTGCGGTTTGGCCCAACACCTCTGACAAGAAGGAGCCGCCTGTCGACGCTGAAGAATACCAGGGCGCCGAGGGTAAATTCGGTAAATTCTTCAGCGAGTCTCCCTGTCCAGGAAACTGA
- a CDS encoding HEAT repeat domain-containing protein, which translates to MSGPFESYDDLEDADERLGAADPGERRVAIIALGHSGDPAAVGHLSGMVADPDIGVRQQVAMALGEFDGPESAAALAKLLVDPEPAVASAAADSMAEFKDPACADAILPLVKHGHAFVRMGALRALKELRRKDTLKPALEALRDSDAAVRVQAIGVIGFLKLEESIPALTASTGDPDAHVRRAAVSALAFSQMKPAAESITRTLGDEDWMVREMAAETLGQNANGMVAADQLIAALTDDFWQVRLKAIRSLGKMKIDRAVRPIGKCITHEQANLRKEAAAALGEIADPAAEPFLVLVANDPDPEVRKNSRWALQQIAARKAKTSS; encoded by the coding sequence ATGTCGGGTCCTTTCGAATCCTACGACGATCTCGAAGACGCCGACGAGCGGCTCGGGGCCGCCGATCCGGGCGAGCGCCGGGTCGCGATCATAGCGCTTGGACATTCCGGGGATCCGGCGGCCGTTGGGCATCTTAGCGGCATGGTCGCCGATCCTGATATTGGCGTACGTCAGCAAGTGGCGATGGCGCTAGGGGAATTCGACGGCCCGGAGTCGGCCGCGGCCCTGGCGAAACTGCTCGTAGATCCCGAGCCGGCGGTCGCTTCCGCCGCGGCTGACAGCATGGCTGAATTCAAAGACCCGGCATGCGCCGACGCGATTCTTCCTCTGGTCAAGCACGGACACGCGTTTGTCCGCATGGGCGCGCTCCGTGCGCTGAAGGAATTACGGCGCAAGGACACGCTCAAGCCGGCCCTGGAGGCGCTCAGGGACAGCGATGCCGCCGTCCGCGTACAGGCGATAGGGGTGATCGGCTTCTTGAAGCTTGAGGAATCGATACCCGCGCTCACTGCATCCACGGGCGATCCGGATGCCCATGTCAGGCGAGCGGCGGTTAGTGCGCTGGCATTTTCGCAGATGAAGCCTGCGGCTGAATCGATCACCCGTACGCTCGGGGACGAAGACTGGATGGTCCGCGAGATGGCGGCGGAGACGCTGGGCCAGAACGCCAATGGCATGGTCGCGGCGGATCAGTTGATTGCCGCATTGACGGATGATTTCTGGCAAGTGCGGCTCAAGGCGATCAGAAGCCTTGGCAAGATGAAAATCGACCGGGCGGTTCGTCCGATCGGAAAGTGTATCACGCACGAGCAGGCAAATCTGCGCAAGGAAGCTGCGGCGGCGTTGGGAGAAATTGCCGATCCCGCCGCAGAACCGTTTCTCGTCCTTGTCGCAAATGATCCCGATCCGGAGGTCAGGAAAAATTCGCGCTGGGCGTTGCAGCAGATCGCTGCCAGGAAAGCGAAGACAAGTTCTTAG
- a CDS encoding 4Fe-4S dicluster domain-containing protein: MPLASYQTSVPVVVDDAKCIADKGCTVCVDVCPLDVLRISDMTGKAFMAYDECWYCMPCEADCPTGAVSVNIPYLLR, encoded by the coding sequence ATGCCTCTCGCCAGTTATCAAACCTCCGTGCCGGTCGTCGTTGACGATGCCAAGTGTATCGCAGACAAGGGGTGCACCGTGTGTGTCGATGTTTGTCCGCTCGACGTGCTTCGCATAAGTGACATGACCGGAAAGGCCTTCATGGCCTACGACGAGTGTTGGTATTGCATGCCATGCGAAGCCGATTGCCCGACCGGCGCCGTTAGCGTCAACATTCCCTACCTCCTGAGGTAA
- a CDS encoding fumarate reductase/succinate dehydrogenase flavoprotein subunit → MAMDEIIDGLSEVSCDVLVIGGGTAGPMAALKAKLKNPKANVVLLEKANVKRSGAISMGMDGLNNAVIPGYATPEQYTKEITIANDGIVDQKAVYKYAQNCYKIIEELDSFGIRFLKNENGDYAVKKVHHIGTYVLPMPNGETVKKAIYRQLRRARILISNRYMATRLLTSSDGRVAGAISVNARTAEMLVIKAKAVILCMGAAGRLGLPTSGYMFGTYENAANSGDGYAMAYHAGAALANLECFQINPLIKDYNGPACAYVAGPFGAFTANNEGSRFIECDYWSGQMMLEFYNELSSGKGPVFLQLSHLHEKTIEEIESTLHKVERPTRGLFQKGRGTDYRTESIEMHISEIGFCSGHSASGVFVDDFARTTVPGLYAAGDMASVPHNYMLGAFTNGSVAGTDAMEFADNHDFAAFDTADVAKERDRVMAPTKREDGIPPNQIEYKARRLVNDYLQPPKVTRKFELGQRRLAEVREDMEQQMIARNSHELLRALETQSILDCADMAAYASLYREESRWGLYHLRTDFPEKDNENWFCHTLLSKKDGKMTSEKRDVEPYVVPIADEEKDLYDKQRIRASA, encoded by the coding sequence ATGGCAATGGATGAGATCATCGACGGGCTTTCGGAAGTTTCCTGCGATGTGCTCGTTATCGGCGGCGGTACGGCCGGTCCGATGGCTGCACTCAAGGCCAAGCTGAAAAATCCGAAGGCTAATGTCGTTCTGCTTGAAAAGGCGAACGTCAAGCGGTCGGGTGCGATCTCAATGGGGATGGACGGGCTGAACAACGCCGTCATTCCCGGTTACGCGACGCCGGAGCAATACACCAAGGAAATAACCATCGCGAACGACGGCATTGTCGACCAGAAGGCTGTCTATAAGTACGCGCAGAATTGCTATAAGATCATCGAGGAACTCGACAGCTTCGGCATCCGATTTCTGAAGAACGAAAACGGCGATTACGCGGTCAAGAAGGTACATCATATCGGCACCTATGTGCTGCCGATGCCGAACGGCGAGACGGTGAAGAAGGCGATCTACCGGCAACTCCGGCGCGCGAGAATCCTGATCTCGAATCGGTATATGGCGACGCGCCTGCTGACGTCGAGCGACGGACGTGTGGCGGGGGCCATCAGCGTCAATGCGCGCACAGCGGAGATGTTGGTCATCAAGGCCAAAGCTGTCATCCTCTGCATGGGTGCGGCGGGACGCCTCGGCCTTCCGACCTCCGGCTACATGTTCGGTACCTACGAGAATGCCGCCAATTCAGGCGACGGCTATGCGATGGCCTATCATGCCGGCGCGGCACTCGCGAACCTCGAATGCTTCCAGATCAATCCGCTGATCAAGGATTACAACGGACCGGCCTGCGCCTATGTCGCCGGTCCCTTCGGTGCGTTCACCGCCAACAATGAAGGATCGCGCTTCATCGAATGTGATTACTGGTCTGGCCAGATGATGCTCGAGTTCTACAACGAATTGTCGTCGGGCAAGGGACCGGTGTTTCTTCAGCTCTCGCATCTTCACGAGAAGACGATCGAGGAGATCGAGTCCACGCTCCACAAGGTCGAGCGCCCGACGCGCGGGCTGTTCCAGAAAGGACGGGGTACCGACTATCGGACCGAATCGATTGAGATGCACATCTCCGAGATCGGGTTCTGTTCAGGACATAGCGCGTCCGGTGTGTTTGTCGATGATTTTGCGCGCACGACCGTGCCTGGCCTCTATGCCGCCGGCGATATGGCCAGCGTACCTCACAACTACATGCTCGGCGCGTTTACAAACGGCTCGGTCGCGGGCACCGACGCGATGGAGTTTGCGGACAACCATGACTTCGCCGCGTTCGATACCGCCGATGTCGCCAAGGAGCGCGACCGGGTGATGGCGCCGACCAAGCGGGAAGACGGCATTCCGCCGAACCAGATCGAATACAAGGCCCGTCGCCTTGTGAACGATTATCTGCAGCCGCCGAAGGTCACGCGCAAGTTCGAACTCGGTCAGCGTCGGTTGGCGGAGGTTCGAGAGGATATGGAACAGCAGATGATCGCGCGGAATTCGCACGAACTACTGCGCGCGCTCGAGACCCAGTCGATACTGGACTGTGCCGACATGGCCGCGTACGCCTCGCTTTACCGTGAGGAAAGCCGCTGGGGCCTGTATCACCTTCGCACCGATTTCCCGGAGAAGGACAACGAGAACTGGTTCTGCCACACGCTTCTAAGCAAGAAGGACGGCAAGATGACCAGCGAGAAGCGGGATGTGGAGCCGTACGTCGTTCCGATCGCCGACGAAGAGAAGGATCTCTACGACAAGCAACGTATCCGTGCCAGCGCGTAA
- a CDS encoding ferredoxin--NADP reductase has product MSAFQKETVLSVKHWTDSLFSFTATRDPGFRFQNGQFAMIGLEVEGRPLVRAYSMASANHEDALEFFSIKVADGPLTSRLQKIKEGDIILVGRKPTGTLITANLIPGKRLLLLSTGTGIAPFASLIKDPDVYESYETIIVAHGCRQVSELAYGERLVEKLRQDELFGPLLADKLIYYPTVTREPFRNRGRITDLIESGQLFNDVGLPVLDREADRVMLCGSPGMLEELRVMFMERGFVEGNHSEPGHFVVEKAFVER; this is encoded by the coding sequence ATGAGCGCTTTTCAGAAGGAAACGGTTCTCTCAGTGAAACACTGGACCGATTCCCTGTTCAGCTTTACAGCCACGCGCGATCCGGGTTTTCGCTTTCAGAATGGACAGTTCGCGATGATCGGGCTGGAGGTCGAAGGGCGTCCGCTTGTCCGTGCCTATAGTATGGCCAGCGCCAATCACGAGGACGCCCTCGAATTCTTCAGCATCAAGGTTGCCGATGGACCGCTGACCTCGCGCCTGCAGAAGATCAAGGAGGGCGACATCATTCTCGTTGGCCGCAAGCCGACCGGTACGCTCATCACCGCAAACCTCATACCGGGAAAGCGCCTGCTGCTGCTTTCGACCGGTACCGGAATCGCGCCCTTCGCCAGCCTCATCAAGGATCCCGACGTCTATGAGTCCTATGAGACGATCATTGTCGCTCATGGCTGCCGCCAGGTCTCCGAATTGGCCTATGGCGAACGCCTGGTGGAGAAGCTTCGACAGGACGAACTGTTCGGGCCGCTGCTCGCCGACAAGCTCATCTACTATCCGACCGTGACCCGCGAGCCGTTTCGCAACCGTGGCCGCATCACCGACTTGATCGAATCGGGTCAACTCTTCAACGATGTCGGGCTACCCGTGCTGGACCGGGAAGCCGACCGCGTCATGTTGTGCGGCAGCCCCGGCATGCTGGAGGAACTCCGTGTGATGTTCATGGAGCGCGGCTTTGTCGAAGGCAATCACAGCGAGCCGGGGCATTTCGTGGTCGAGAAAGCCTTTGTTGAACGATAA